From a region of the Toxotes jaculatrix isolate fToxJac2 chromosome 7, fToxJac2.pri, whole genome shotgun sequence genome:
- the LOC121185209 gene encoding arrestin domain-containing protein 3-like: MPSVKSLTLTYDALNENGTFSEGDTITGKVTLDLLKEVAVQNLYVKAKGDADVRWTKKSGDHTHTYSAHRRYFKLKHFLIAEDSRDTSIAQGIHVYKFSFNIPPGSMPSSFRGSHGKVVYKLEAVLSRSWRMDRTVEKEINFVSKSFPNLHSLMSHQAGSTNKEMGLFSKGHVNMDATLERRAYAPGETVAIVAKINNSSSSNMTPKFSLIQDVVYRANGNTKHESNVIHKLVDSCISPHTQSVVKSAVKIPPGQMHTIQNCDIISVEYHLKVYLDISFSFDPEIKFPVVILSPDLLRGPQPGVAAGPYPAGATGGPSNSDFPPPAVSMGPYPPAPHSGSYAYPGAQSYSAPQPGYPNNTPMHAGPPPVYPPLPAHMSGGYSNPVPQPASPYGSPFSSSSSTSVLHPPPTAPTLHSPPSAPEIQPPPSSAFNVSPTAPTYNLMPSAPMMNADFLSQSDEPPPAYSLLFPSPAPEKSDAK, from the exons ATGCCTTCCGTAAAAAGCTTGACGCTGACTTACGACGCTCTGAATGAGAATGGAACGTTCTCGGAGGGAGACACGATAACTGGAAAAGTGACACTGGACTTATTGAAGGAGGTCGCCGTTCAAAACCTCTATGTTAAAGCGAAGGGAGACGCTGATGTGCGCTGGACGAAAAAGAGCGGCGATCACACCCATACTTACTCTGCACACAGGAGATATTTCAAGCTGAAGCATTTTTTAATCGCAGAGGACTCTAGGG ACACCAGTATTGCTCAAGGGATCCATGTCTATAAATTTAGCTTTAACATACCACCAGG AAGCATGCCTTCATCCTTCAGGGGGAGTCACGGAAAGGTTGTATACAAGCTGGAAGCTGTGCTGTCCAGGAGTTGGCGGATGGACCGTACAGTAGAAAAGGAGATCAATTTTGTCTCCAAGTCCTTTCCGAACCTTCATTCTCTGATG TCACATCAAGCTGGTTCAACAAACAAAGAGATGGGTCTTTTCTCAAAAGGACATGTAAACATGGACGCCACTCTTGAAAGGAGGGCTTATGCTCCAG GTGAAACGGTGGCGATTGTTGCAAAAATCAACAATTCCTCATCCAGCAACATGACGCCCAAATTCAGCTTAATCCAGGATGTGGTGTACCGCGCCAACGGCAATACCAAACATGAAAGCAACGTGATCCACAAATTGGTGGACAGCTGCATCAGTCCCCATACACAGTCGGTGGTCAAGAGTGCAGTAAAGATTCCTCCTGGTCAGATGCACACAATCCAGAACTGTGATATTATCTCAGTGGAGTATCATTTAAAG GTATATCTGGACATCAGCTTTTCTTTCGATCCAGAGATCAAGTTCCCAGTGGTCATTCTCTCTCCTGATTTACTTCGTGGCCCTCAGCctggtgtggctgcaggtccCTATCCAGCTGGGGCCACTGGTGGCCCAAGTAACAGCGACTTCCCTCCCCCAGCAGTGTCTATGGGTCCTTATCCACCAGCCCCACATTCAGGCAGTTATGCATACCCAGGAGCTCAGAGTTATTCAGCGCCACAACCTGGATACCCAAATAACACACCAATGCATGCTGGTCCACCACCTGTTTACCCTCCTCTGCCTGCACACATGAGTGGAGGCTACAGTAACCCAGTGCCGCAGCCTGCTTCTCCTTATGGATCACCGTTTTCATCTTCATCGTCAACTTCCGTGCTTCACCCTCCACCTACTGCCCCGACATTGCACTCACCCCCATCTGCCCCAGAGATCCAGCCACCCCCTTCTTCGGCCTTTAATGTATCTCCAACTGCTCCCACCTACAACTTGATGCCTTCTGCGCCAATGATGAACGCAGACTTCCTGTCTCAGTCGGATGAACCTCCTCCAGCATATTCCCTCCTGTTCCCATCTCCTGCTCCTGAAAAATCAGATGCAAAATAA